A part of Cygnus olor isolate bCygOlo1 chromosome 31, bCygOlo1.pri.v2, whole genome shotgun sequence genomic DNA contains:
- the LOC121062545 gene encoding olfactory receptor 14C36-like: protein MYFFLLNLALLDLGSISTSVPKAMANALWDTRAISYPGCAVQVFLLVFLISAELSLLTIMAYDRYVAICQPLHYGSLLGSRACATMAAAAWGSGFLHAVLHTANTFSLPLCNGNSLNQFFCEIPQILKLSCSDSYLREVQVLVLTAFLFGSCFVFIALSYVQIFRAVLRIPSQQGRHKAFSTCLPHLAVVSLFMSTIMFAHLKPPSISSPSLDLVLAVLYAVVPPAVNPLIYSMRNQELKNAIWKLMTRCFS, encoded by the coding sequence atgtacttcttcctcctcaacctcgccctccttgACTTGGGCTCCATCTCCACTTctgtccccaaagccatggccaatgccCTCTGGGACACAAGGGCCATTTCCTACCCAGGATGTGCTGTACAGGTCTTTTTGCTAGTCTTCTTGATTTCAGCAGAATTATCTCTTCTCACCATCATGGCCTATGAccgctacgttgccatctgccagcccctgcactacgggagcctcctgggcagcagagcttgtgccaccatggcagcagctgcctggggcagtggctttctccatgctgtgctgcacacGGCCAATACATTTTCACTCCCTCTCTGCAATGGCAATTCCCTcaaccagttcttctgtgaaatcccccagatcctcaagctctcctgctcagactcCTACCTCAGGGAAGTTCAAGTTCTTGTGCTTACTGCTTTTCTATTTgggagttgttttgttttcattgctctgtcctatgtgcagatcttcagggccGTGCTGAGGATCCCCTCGCAGCAGGGACGGCataaagccttttccacgtgcctccctcacctggctgtgGTCTCCCTCTTTATGAGCACCATCATGTTTGCCcacctgaagcccccctccatatcctccccatccctggacctGGTGCTGGCAGTCCTGTATGcagtggtgcctccagcagtgaatcccctcatctacagcatgaggaaccaggagctcaaGAATGCCATATGGAAACTGATGACCAGGTGTTTTTCATAA